A window of the Lolium perenne isolate Kyuss_39 chromosome 7, Kyuss_2.0, whole genome shotgun sequence genome harbors these coding sequences:
- the LOC127313701 gene encoding putative disease resistance protein RGA3, with amino-acid sequence MDIALSAVASELASRFVSFLISKCRDQACLNKKKNLESLRRLLLRVHTVVEEAEGRYITSSRMLVQLKMLTEAMYQGYDVLDTYGPLEQIRARMEVSGSDTINFSAVRRFSSSTVSKEVQTALEKLEAATGKIAEFIALLTGCERMFRSPYSCYIYIDNFMFGRQVERQHVINILMQDNYPLKVPTVLPIIGGCRVGKKTLAWSVCSDERIRSRFSSIIHVNGCDIQKIDHGRFSNVRSLIIVEVQSDLDDKEWYKFHSLLLTLTGAGSKLVILSRLEKLARFGTVNLVRINSFTQEEYSYLFKVLSFGSSDPVDHPQLALIGKELATMMKGSLVHLNVYSSMLRNNLNVQFWIRVLKLYRSVMEANLSISGEHPRALLDRGNTVDITAFSPSSSSSRLMLLVGGKQSSMPGELPRMTFGDIIAGSVVLPVRFELVWESRLPPYTVISATCVAEKPEHSASPRKKRRRLGTSM; translated from the coding sequence ATGGACATTGCTCTCTCTGCGGTGGCAAGCGAGCTAGCCAGCCGGTTCGTGTCTTTCCTCATCAGCAAGTGCAGAGACCAGGCATGCCTCAACAAGAAGAAGAACCTGGAATCGCTGCGCCGGCTCCTTCTCAGGGTTCATACCGTCGTCGAGGAGGCTGAGGGCCGATACATCACCAGTTCAAGGATGCTGGTGCAGCTCAAGATGCTCACGGAGGCCATGTACCAGGGGTATGATGTCTTGGACACTTATGGTCCCCTAGAACAGATCAGAGCACGAATGGAGGTGAGTGGCTCAGACACCATCAATTTCTCAGCTGTCAGACGTTTTAGTAGCTCAACTGTTAGCAAAGAGGTGCAGACTGCGTTGGAAAAATTGGAGGCTGCCACCGGCAAGATAGCTGAATTTATCGCCCTCCTAACAGGTTGCGAACGCATGTTTCGCAGCCCCTATAGCTGCTATATCTACATAGATAACTTCATGTTTGGGCGCCAAGTCGAGAGGCAGCATGTCATCAACATCTTGATGCAGGACAACTACCCACTCAAGGTTCCCACCGTGCTGCCGATTATCGGTGGTTGCAGAGTAGGCAAGAAAACTCTAGCCTGGAGCGTTTGCTCCGACGAGAGGATCCGCTCCCGCTTCTCTTCCATCATCCATGTCAATGGATGTGATATTCAGAAAATTGACCATGGCAGGTTCAGTAACGTGAGGAGTTTGATTATCGTTGAAGTTCAGTCAGATCTGGATGACAAGGAATGGTACAAGTTTCATTCACTGCTGCTAACTCTGACGGGTGCAGGAAGCAAACTTGTGATCCTGAGCCGTCTTGAGAAGCTAGCGAGGTTCGGAACCGTAAACCTGGTACGAATCAACAGCTTCACACAAGAAGAATACAGCTACCTTTTCAAGGTCCTCTCGTTTGGAAGTTCCGACCCGGTGGACCATCCGCAGCTAGCGTTGATAGGGAAGGAGCTAGCAACAATGATGAAGGGGTCACTTGTCCATCTAAATGTGTACTCCAGCATGCTGAGGAACAACTTAAATGTTCAGTTCTGGATCCGTGTCCTGAAACTGTACAGATCGGTGATGGAGGCTAATCTATCCATCTCTGGGGAACACCCGAGAGCTCTTCTTGACAGAGGTAACACCGTAGACATTACCGCGTTTTCACCGTCATCGTCGTCCTCTCGACTTATGCTACTGGTTGGTGGAAAGCAATCTTCCATGCCTGGTGAGCTCCCCAGGATGACATTTGGAGATATAATAGCAGGCTCTGTTGTTCTGCCGGTGAGGTTTGAGCTGGTGTGGGAGTCAAGGTTACCCCCTTACACCGTTATCTCTGCCACTTGTGTCGCGGAGAAGCCTGAGCACTCGGCCTCACCAAGGAAGAAACGCCGTAGATTAGGCACGTCTATGTAG
- the LOC127313702 gene encoding serine/threonine-protein phosphatase 7 long form homolog: MNAAALTALVDRWRPETHTFHLRAGEMTPTLQDVSMILGLPIEGEPLCMNTASDGWRRQMEDLIGMAPPAPKNPKERAPAGAPFAWIRTNFGQPPPEDANEDTIKTYTRVYFWYMISRTLFADSGGKLAHWCWLKALTVLERRWSWGTAALAYLYRQLDDACRRTGSGGIGGCLLLLSVWSWDRLSVGRPRVLTERRWPHYRNNLDREPNWAFLWDNVSEMTSDPKIMYRQYTEELDTLTAEQVEWEPYGTYYHIGAGMADLNPKCLEEARFWRMRCPLICMWLVEYHQPHRVMRQFGLYQECPPQLQDTDQTLHRLDRKR, encoded by the exons ATGAACGccgcggcactcaccgcccttgtcgaccggtggaggccggagacgcacaccttccacttgagggccggcgagatgacccctactctTCAGGATGTCTCAATGATACTTGGACTTCCTAttgagggcgagccactgtgtatgaacacagcttctgatgggtggcgcagacagatggaggaccttattggcatggctcctccggcgccaaaaaatccaaaggagagagctcccgccggcgcaCCTTTCGCTTGGATAAGGACTAACTTTGGACAACCTCCGCCGGAAGACGCCAACGAGGACACTATCAAGACATACACCCGAGTGTACTTCTGGTACATGATCTCGAGGACTctctttgctgacagtggtgggaagttggcccattggtgttggctcaaggcgcttacggtgttggagcgccggtggagttggggaacagcggcacttgcctacctctaccgacAG ttggacgacgcttgtcgcaggactgggagcggcggtattggtggatgcttgctcctactttccgtatggagctgggaccgcctatcagttgggcggcccAGGGTACTCACAGAGAGACGATGGCCTCATTACCGGAACAACCTTGATCGGGAGCCGAATTGGGCATttctttgggacaatgtctcggagatgacgagcgatccaaagatcatgtacaggcagtacactgaggagttggacactcttaccgctgagcag GTtgaatgggagccatatggtacctactaccatattggcgcggggatggctgacctcaaccccaagtgccttgaggaggcgcgtttctggcgtatgcgctgcccactcatatgcatgtggcttgttgagtaccaccagccgcacagagtgatgaggcagtttgggctgtatcaggagtgcccacctcagTTGCAAGACACGGACCAGACGCTTCATAG GCTTGATAGGAAGCGgtag